GTGATCGAGCTCTCGAATTGCCTCTTCATCTTTCAATCGAAACCGTAGCTCTAATCGTCTTGATCGCTCCTTGTCCTCAAGGCCCTCGCCGTCAAAGACGGGTCTTGAGCTCGAGTATCCATTTGCAGCCAGCACACTTTCGATTTGGTAACCTTTGGCGAGGTCCTCCCGAAACACGAATTGCATCACACTGTACGCGCGCGCCTGGGAAAGCTGAAGGTTGAATAGGTAGGCGGCCTTGGGGTCTGAGCCTGAGAAATTACTGTTTGAATGGCCCTCAAAAACAATTTGGCCGACATGAACTCGAAGCTTCGGATCACCAAGAAGTGCTTCAAAGTAAATGGGTAAGAGCTCTTTGAGTCGTTCTTGGCCTGGTTTGCGAAGCCGGTCTGAGCCTTCATCAAAGAGAATGCTAGTTCCCAGGGAAATTGCCCCGGTTGCATCGTCAAAAACCAGGTCTCCGCCACGATCAGCGAAACGCTTACGGAGTCTTTCTATGATCTGTGCACGAACGCCGAGGATATCCCCGACACCGACGTGTAGAGAATACAGCTCCTGCTTTGCTTCCTCTAACTCAAGTCGCGATTCTTCCAACTCCGCCTTTTGAACTTCGATATCGTGCTTTGCAGCAATAATAGAGCCGACTAGCATGAGGATGAACACCATCAGAAGACCGGCCATGAGGTCGGAGTAAGACATCCAATAATCAACGGAACTCCTTTGTTGCCGTCTCTTCATGATGCGATCTTCCTAGTTCCCAAAACCTCTTTGAGGTCGTCAAGCACGCGCTCCAGTTCTTGAGTTCGCACGTTCATGGTTAGGAGTGTGCCTCCAAAGTGATTGACCGCATCTTGGAGCGCAGAATCAAAAGAGGCCAACGACTTGGCGAGGTCGGCGACCGTCTTACCTTCCGCAGCTGAGAGTTCTCGGCGCATATCTTGAACGAGCATCGTCAAGGTTTTGCTCTCCCTCTCCAGCGCACCCACACCGTCGCTTATTATACGTGCTTGAGATTCCACGATCTGGTTCTGTTGGTTCGACACAAGACCAACCCTGTGGACCATGGATTGAAGCTCCGTAGCAACAGTACTTAGGCTCCGCTCTTGGCCCTGCAATTGTGTCGAAAGGCCGTCGAGCGAGTTTCTGACCTCTGCCGCCATGTTGCCAAACTGCACTAGATTCCTGCCTTGATTCTCCACCAAAGTGGACTGAGATGAGGTAGTTTGGGTCAACAAGTTGGTTGCGGTCCCGAGTTCGTCGATCAGTGAATGATACTTCTCCTCCGCGACTCGGTGAAGGCTAACAGACTCCTCGATCGCCACCTTGAGTTCTTCGAAGTAGCCCTCTAACGAGTCAGAGAATTTGGATAGGAAGGCTTGCATGAGTGAGTCTAGCATCGCCGCATGAGCATTGTACGCACGGGCGCCCATGTCTTCCATAATACCGTTGAGATCTTGGAAATGTGGCTGCATGGCGGACGAAATCTGCGCCGGTAGGTCAGATGCCAGCTGCCTCACATTTGTGGTTTGGTCTCGAAGATTGACAATGATCTGCTCAAAGTGATCCGGAAGCCTTAGAATCTCTTGATAGACTCTAGATTGCGAAGTCTCGCAGAATTTGGAGTATTGAAGTTGAGCCCTTGAGAAGTTCTTTTCTAGCTTAGCCAACTCATTTTTTGCCGAAAGCAGAGTGTAAAGCGACAAGATGATGCCGAAAATCGATGAGACGAAAGCCACCGAGAGTCCGCCGATCAAATCGGCAATACTACCTTGAATCTCCTGCGACGAGGCCGTGGGGTCGATAGATACGATTCCAAAGATTAATCCTAAGAACGTCAGGAGGATGCCAAGTGCGGTGAAAAGTGAGGGGTACTGCTCGAGAGTCGTTCGCTCTTGTGGCATCTCCGTCAGTAGGTCATCGACTCCCAGTTCAGACAAGTCCTCTCGCAAACGATCTTCCCACAAGACCAACCTGCTGAAATTGCACTTGGTCTCCATGAGTGCATCCAGTGCAGTTTTGCGGTTGGTCTTAAAAGACTTTTCGCATAGTTGCACGAGGAGCTCATTCTCCGTCCGCACTCTGGTGAGAGCGGTGGTCCAGGCCTGAAAGGCCCAACCAAAGACCACTAAACAGAGTAGAATCGTGACAAGTAGCGTCATTAACAGGCCCAAGGGAATTGGTTGCTTTGGTATCGGAAGAATTGGCCACGGGCGTGCTTTTGTCAATCTACTAGGTGTGGTGTGTTCAGATTCTCGATGCAGAAACGTCCTTTTCGGCATGTAACGTGCCGATTGAGGGGATTCGCAGGGGATCTGCCTTGCGCGAATCGATCAAGGGGTTCAAAATTCTGTCTCCCCGAAGAACCGGAAAACATTTTGAGTCAGCAGGTCGTAATCTCGTTGGAACTCGATGCGCATGTGCAATTGGCCACCCTAAGTATGCGTCGTCAGATCTTGCGCTCCTTGGTGATTACCAATCATGGGTCCGAGGCTTTGGAAAACCTAAGCCTCGAACTCGAATGCGATCCCGAGTTGATCCACGCTAAAACGATACGCATTGAACGGATCGACGCGTCAGAAGTCTATCTAGTCCCAGACGCACAGCTCCGGCTTGCGATGAAGGTGGAGCGCCTTGCGAATCTGACCGAAAGTCAGGACGGTACCTTTATCGTCAGACTTAAGTCGGGTGCACAAACACTTGCGGAGTTTCAGCAAGCCCTGACGTTTGAGGCATGTAACGAGTGGTTGGGGGCACGGCTGCCGCCGGAATCGTTAGCTGCCTTCGTCACCCCTAATCATCCTTCGCTAAACTCGTTCTTGAATGCGATGCGCGAGGAGCTTCGAGCAGCCGGCGTGCGGGACAGTTTGGAGGGCTATCAGGCAAGGTCTCCACAACGAGTTCTCGAGCTGGCCAGTGCGGCTTACAACGCGGTCAACCGGCTGGGTATTGGGTACTCGAATCCGCCCGCAAGTTTTCATCTCGCCGGCCAGAAGATACGGACGATCGACCAGATTTTGGAATCCAAGCTTGGGACGTGCCTCGATTTGAGCGTGCTATTGGCAGCGGCCCTTGAACAATGTGGGTTGCATCCATTTATTGTGCTGGTCGAGGGGCACGCATTTCCTGGCGTTTGGCTTACAGAATGGAATCTTCCGACCCCATGGAACGAAGACCCACTTCCCGTGAAGAAGCGCGTGCTTCTCGGTGAGTGTGCGGTTTTTGAATCGACGGGTGCGCCAGACCGTTTGGCGTTTACGAAGGCCACAAAACTCGCCGAAGCTCGTCTGGAAGACATTCGTCGCTACCATTTGGCTGTCGATATCAAGGCTTGCCGGAACGCTGGCATCACGCCTCTCGGTCTGCTGCGAAGTAATGCCTTCAAAACAATTCAGGATACGAGAGTGGAGTCCGCCGATGTGCCTCAAGCGCTGGCTCCTCTTCCGGTGGTTCAAGAGACTCCGCGCGCTCGAATCGATCGTTGGAAGTCGAAACTCTTGGACTTAACTCTGCGCAATCGCCTCATCAATCACCGCGATAGCAAGTCTGTCCTACCGGTCTTGGGCAGTGCCATGGCATTGATGGAAGACGAGCTCCAGTCACGAGGAAAGCTCGAGCTTGTGCCGAGACAGGATCTTCATGCCGTTGAAGACTTGAACGAGCATACACAAGCCATGGCGAAGCAGGGGCGACTGGTCGTGGATCTATCGAAGTCAGACTTCGAGAAGCGTTGTGTTGAGATCTACCGCAGCAACGCGGCGATGATTCAAGATGGAGGTGTCTCGGCTCTATTCTTGGCGATTGGATTTGTGAGGTGGTTCGAATCCGAGACCTCCGAGCTTTCCCGCCTTGCGCCTATTCTTTTGGTTCCACTTGTAATGGAACGCACAAAGGTCGGTGGGCCCTATCGTATCGCGCGTTCGGATGACGATGTGATCTGGAACGCCTCCATTTTTCAAAAGCTGGAGGCCGAGTTCGGAATCAAGACAGAAGTGTTCGGTCCTAGCCCGCCCGAAGATCAAAGTGGGGTTGATGTAGATGCTTCGTTAAGGCTCGTACTCAACGCCATCAAGGACTTGGAACGGTTTGAGGTGGTGTGGAACGCTTCGGTGGCACTCTACCAATTTCAAAAATTCATGATGTGGTCGGACCTCGAACAAAACTCGGATGCATTGATGTCCAGTGAAGTCGTGCGCCATATTGTCGAGGGGTCGGAGGAGCCATTTCCCATAGTTGGAACACTTCCATCGGCCGACACGATAGACCAACTGCCTGCTACGGATGACCTCTCCGTAGTGGATTCTGACTCTTCTCAACTGGCAGCGATCCGCGCCGCGCTTTCAGGCAATAGTTTTGTTCTTCAAGGGCCACCTGGAACTGGTAAGTCACAAACGATCACCAACCTCATCGCCCAGGCCCTCGCCAACAATAAGACGGTGCTCTTCGTGTCCGAAAAGCGGGCCGCTTTGGAAGTTGTGGAGTCCCGACTCAAGTCAGTAGGGTTGGGACCGTTCACGCTTGAAGTTCATTCCGATAAGTCATCAAAGGCAGAGGTAGTCAAGCAGCTTGAGGAACCCCTGAAGTTTGCTTGGCCTGAGTCCTCTGACCAATGGACCGCACACGCGAACAAACTAGGTGTCGCGCGTGACAAGCTCAACTCTCACGCCCAGCGCTTTCATGCACCTGGGCCGTTTGGTGAGTCGCTCTATGCCACTGTTGCGCGTCTCATCGCGCTTGATGCAAGGAATACCCCGCGGATTTCTTTGCAGTTTGGGGGCGTGCCAGACCAATCGACTTACGAAAAACAAAAGGACGCCGTGGCCGAGTTTGCGGCTCGTACCAAACGACTGGGCGATCCGAGTGCGAATGCCTGGCGCTATGTGACTCATACAGACTGGGGCATTTCCTGGTCGCAAGAGGTTCGACAACAACTCGAAGACACAATTTCCAAGGGGCAAGACTGGTCCGAGAAGTTGGATGCCACAGTTGAGACGCTGGTCCCAAATGGGGAAATGCCACCCGAGGCATTTGAGCACCTTGGTCAGATAGCCTTTCTTTTGAGTAGTTGTCCCGGCGTTCCTAAGGAACTACTGACTGGAAATCGCGACCAGATCGAGCAACTTGTGCAACGAGTTGAGAAAGACCTGGAAGATTTAAAGACCGTAAGAGAACAGATTGGGCAGAGCTTCGATCTGGCGATCATCGACGATGCCCAACTTGCCGAGACTCGCGCAAGGTTTCAGCGTTGGTCGCAAGCGTTCTTTCTATTGGCATTCTTCATGCTCTTCTTTGCGCGTGGTCATCTGAAGTCTTTCGCGCACAATGCAAATCTTCCGGACAACAAGCGAATCTCCGATGATTTGGGTAAGGCCTTAAACGCACGTGAAAGAAGGGCGAGACTACGCGACGTGGACTCCCAGATCACCCAGCTTTTTGGCGTGCACTGGGCTTCGGAGTCTACTCCATTGAACAGACTACGAGATGTCTGGGAGTGGGCCAAGAAGTACCGCGCTACATTGGTTGTGATTCGCGAGGCGGACGAACGTGTTGGTGATAGACTGGCGGAGATCGCGACGGACACTGAGCGTCTTGGTCCCGAAACCAAGCTCGGCGGCCTACTTCGTTCGCTTAAGGCGGCGGATGAGGCTTGGCAAGAGGCCAAGAGGGAATTGAGTTCGCTTCTCAAACTCAATGACCAGTGGGCAGTGCTAGATGGCTATAGGCAGCTGAACCTAGCCCGCTCTTGGGCAGTCGAACTTGAGAGTCTTCAAACGTGGTGTGATTGGCTACGTTCGGGACAGGTCGTCCAGTCATTGGGACTTGAGCGGCTCTTCGAGCATGCGTCGAAGGGAGAGCTCCTTCATGAGGATATTCTACCCTCGTACGAACGCTCTCTTCGTGAACACTACTGGAACGCTCGTTGTGAATCAGACCCCGACCTCAAGCAATTCCGTGGCCATGACCATGAACGCGTTATCGAACAGTTCCGGGTGCTAGATGATGAAGCCAAGAGTGTTGCGCGTTCTGAGGTTCAAGCCCGACTTGCGGCACGTCTTCCTGAGCGAAATGCCCCTGGTGAGATGGAGGTACTACGCAAAGAGTTCAGCAAACAGCGCGCGCATAAACCGATTCGAAAGTTGTTTGCTGAGGTTCCGCACGTACTTCTTCGTCTGAAGCCTTGTGTACTCATGTCGCCCCTTTCGGTCGCAAGGTTTTTGAGCGTTTCAGATCAGCTCTTCGATATTGTCGTTTTTGACGAAGCCAGCCAGATTCCGCCTTGGGACGCGATCGGAGCGATTGCGCGTGGAAAACAAGCCATCATCGTGGGTGATTCTAAGCAGCTCCCACCGACCTCCTTCTTTAGTTCTAACGACTCGGATGAATTCGCCGAGGACGAAGACTTTTTGGAGCTCGAATCCATTCTTGAGCAGGCTGTGGTCCGAGGCGTGCCACAGCTGACGCTGAACTGGCACTATCGCAGCCGGCATGAGTCACTCATCGCGTTTTCCAATTTCAACTATTATGACAATCGACTCCACGTCTTCCCCTCTCCGCATCACCGTTCTGCTCACTTAGGATTGAAGTGGGTTCAGGTCAAAGACGGTGTCTACGATCGGGGCGGCTCTCGTACCAATCGGCGGGAAGGAGAAGAAGTTGTCTCAGCAATTCTGGCCAGGTTGAAGGACCCAGAGCTACAACAAAAGTCGATTGGGGTTGTCACGTTCAGTTCGGCGCAGCAGCGATTGATTCTAGACCTTTTGGACGAGGCGCGGCGGGCCCATCCAGAAATTGAAGACTTCTTCACAGACGCTGTCCCAGAACCAATTTTTGTAAAAAATCTTGAGAATGTTCAGGGTGACGAGCGCGACGTCATGTTCTTCTCGATTTGCTACGGACCAGACGCAGCAGGAAAGATGACGCTTTCATTTGGTCCACTAAACAAGGTCGGGGGTGAACGACGTCTCAACGTAGCAGTGACGAGGGCTCGTGAACTCCTCGTAGTGTTCAGTACGTTCCATCCCGATCAAATCGATGTAGGAGTCACAAACCCTTCGGTCCGCCAGCTCAAACTCTTCTTGGACTATGCCGCTCGCGGAAAAAGCGCGCTAATTGGCGCCGCTATGCCTGACGAGTCCCGCGGTTTCGGTTCGCCGTTCGAAGAGGAGGTCTACGAAGCGTTGCGTGAGCGAGGCTGGGATGTTCACACGCAAGTCGGTGTCGGAGGGTTCTACATCGATCTCGCCGTGGTGGATCCTGCGCGACCTGGAGTCTACTTGTTGGGCATAGAATGTGATGGTGCTGCCTATCACAGCGCGAAGTCCGCCCGTGATCGTGACCGAATCAGGCAGAATATCCTGGAGAACCTCGGGTGGCGTATTCATCGCATTTGGTCGACAGATTGGTGGACTCAGAGGACATCCCAGTTGCAGCGCGTGCTTGGTGCACTTGATGAAGCGAGGCTTGAATCCGAGAAGCAAGCGATCAAGCGCGAAGCCTTCTCGCTGCCACTGCGCAACAAGGCCGATGAACAGGTGTTGCCGCCTCAAAAAGACGAAGCTCCTACAGATGAGCCAGCAGGCTGGCCGAGCGACGTATCGCCTTGGTTGGACCTGCCTGAAATCTCAGGCGGCGAGCAAGAAGCCTTCTATTCGTTGGCTTCTCGTCAGCAGATTGGTCGTCAGATCCAGGCGTTGGTCCAATCTCGAGCACCGATTAAACTCAACCTAATTGCCCGCCATATTACGCAGGCTTGGGGTTTTTCAAGCACCTCTGCCAAGGCCCGCGACTTGGTGTTGGAACTTGCTCAAGTGAGTCAACTGCATGTGAAGGGCGATGTTCTTTGGGTTTCTAAAGAACAAGCAAACAAATGGAAGGGGTTCAGACACCATGATATCGCGTCACGAAACATCACCGACGTGCCCGAGGCCGAGGTAGCTGGTGCAATGTTGTGGATAGTGGAGCGCGCAATAAGCATCCAAGAGAAGGACCTGTTCTCTGAAGTTGCTGCTGCGTTTGGATTCAAGAGCTTGGGCAGGCAGATACGCGAAACCTGCGCTGCAGTTCTTGCGATGCAGGTCGCCGAGGGCAAGCTGAAGTCAGATGATGGGAAGGTTAGCTTCGCGCCGGGCTACTCAGCCAAGTAGTTCTGGATGGTGGCGAGTATCGACTGCTGATGACGGTAGATATCCGTGATCTTTTCGATAGGAATGCGCGTCTCGTTCTTCTCGAGGTCCAAGACGCCCAGATAGCGTTGTGTCCTGTTGAAGTGCAGGCGGCAAATGGGCTTGCGGTTGTTATCGTCGAGGAGGATCCCGCAGTAGCTCTTGGTGTCTCGCATCACCACACGCTCTGGTTCCACAAACTGGGAGGCGATTGCCTTGACGATGCGCACGCCCTCGAGCTCTTCCTCGGTGGTGACGATGTCACCGTCCATCGAAACCACGCCTTCCGGGAGCTCCTGCTCCTCGGGCTCGTGCGTGGCTTCGCTCTCGTTCTGTAACGCACTCGTAAGACGCTGGTGTACTCGCTCTTGAATGAGTTGAGCAAAGGCGCGCTTGAGCAAGGGCTGGAATTGTTCCGTGACCTTCTGTGTGAACGGGCCCTTGTGCACCTCTTTGCCAACGAGCTTGGTCATCTCGATGCTTGGATTCGTGAACTCCTCCAACAAGTACTTTTTCATACCGTTGAGGTACTTGAGCTCGCTCGCCGCCGACGTAATCGCCTCAGGGTCGAAGTTCTCTTTTGTGTACTTCTGGAGCTGGGTAATCGTGTCTGGCCGGATATCGCTGAGACTGAACTCGAAGTACGGCTTCGGGTCCATCTTGTTCTTGTCGTCCAGGTCGGTGAAGAATCGATAGATGATGCCGTTGGTCAGAATCCCGATTCTGGCTGGCGTCACGGAGAAATAGCGATAGAGCTGCGAGAAATGTACTTCGTCCAGGTTCACTTTGCAGTGCTTGACCTCAAAGAGCATCACCGGCCCAGGCACATTCTGTAGCTGGATTGCATAGTCGACTTTCTCGCCCTTCTTTGTCCCTACATCCGCCGTGAACTCTGGAATGACTTCCAGTGGATTGAAGACGTCGTACCCAAGGATACGAAGCATCGGCAGGACCAATGCGGGGTTGACGTAGCTGCTTCCGTTTGAAGACTGTCGATGATTTTGGCCGCAGTCTCTGCGAGTTGATAGAGTTCCCTTTCCACAAGCTCTCCTATGTTTTTTTGTCCCGAATTTTCGTGTAGTAACGAATACTTAGATTCTGTGACCGGAACTTTGGCTTGTCAAACTTATTTCCAGAGCACGTTCTATCTAGGATTGATTTCCGCGCTTACCTAGTGTGGGAACCCGCTCTCGCCATCGCTCAAGAACTCTTCGCAAACCACCGTGAAGATGTCGCAGCCGATGAACACCCTCAAGAGAACTCGTTGCATGCGGTCTGGGTGCGCATCTGCAAGGCGCCGAGCGAGGAAGCTCTTATTGCCGCCCTCCTCGTAGATCGCGTCGTAGATGTCGTGGATCATCGCCTTAAGCCGTTCGTCCTCCTTCCGCTCAAAGAGGTCTTCGGTTTCCGACTGCGCCAGGTAACGATAAACTGCGCTCATGAAGCTGCTGAGAGCCTTGTAGAGTTCCTTGCTCTCGACTTTAGGATTTCGTTTGCGGTGAAGCTCCCGAACGTGTTTCAGGAACGGTGTCCACTCGTCCTTGGGCACAGGCAAGAGGTAGCGACTGATCCTGCTGTAGGGTGTGCTGTCTTCTGGCCAGAGGGTGATGATCGGTTCGCCGTCGGGTGTAAATTTCATTCGTGACTCCTTGGTTTGCCGCCTACAAGAAAAAGAATTGCCGCTGAACCCCACGTGAGGGACAACGGCGTCTGCTCCTTTAATTCTGGGAAGCCCCACACAGCTGTCAAACGATTTTTTACATTTTTGGCCAACTATTTTGGAGCCCTTTAGGGCTGAATTTCAGATTAGAAGACTGTCCACGAAATTCAGGATCCTGCTGGTGGTCCAGTCGTCTCTCGAGAGCTTCCCCGCCTGTTCACGAATGCTTGCGCGAAGCTCCTGACTTGGGCGCTGATAGACCCTGGTACTTCGTTGGAGTTCGTCGTGCACCATGTTCTTAAGGGCCGTAGACGGACTGTCTTTCAAGTACCCAAGCGCAAGGTCCACGTAGACCCAAAAGGACTTCTTCCGGATGAGACTCAAGAAGCTCAATTCACCCTGCTCAGAACTCTTCACGATGACGTCTTTGAGCTCTAAGAGCTCATCGGTGGTATTGGCGTCCATAAGTGCGGGAAGAATCAAGGTTCGCGACCTCTTGCATTGGCCTATCAGGGCGGCAACATCAAGGTCTCGTAGCCGCGTCGGGTCGCATGAAATCAATGCACTCAGACAGTTTGTGCGAGCCTGTCGTGTCCCTTCCGACACGCCTCTCAGGAAGTGCTCTACATCGTCCTGGCGGCGGTAGTCTGCGATATAGTAGAACTCTTGGCCCTCCCTTTCGTTGTAGAGCCGGTACGCATCGAAATCGT
This Microvenator marinus DNA region includes the following protein-coding sequences:
- a CDS encoding OmpA family protein, with translation MKRRQQRSSVDYWMSYSDLMAGLLMVFILMLVGSIIAAKHDIEVQKAELEESRLELEEAKQELYSLHVGVGDILGVRAQIIERLRKRFADRGGDLVFDDATGAISLGTSILFDEGSDRLRKPGQERLKELLPIYFEALLGDPKLRVHVGQIVFEGHSNSNFSGSDPKAAYLFNLQLSQARAYSVMQFVFREDLAKGYQIESVLAANGYSSSRPVFDGEGLEDKERSRRLELRFRLKDEEAIRELDHMFRKSP
- a CDS encoding MotA/TolQ/ExbB proton channel family protein → MSELGVDDLLTEMPQERTTLEQYPSLFTALGILLTFLGLIFGIVSIDPTASSQEIQGSIADLIGGLSVAFVSSIFGIILSLYTLLSAKNELAKLEKNFSRAQLQYSKFCETSQSRVYQEILRLPDHFEQIIVNLRDQTTNVRQLASDLPAQISSAMQPHFQDLNGIMEDMGARAYNAHAAMLDSLMQAFLSKFSDSLEGYFEELKVAIEESVSLHRVAEEKYHSLIDELGTATNLLTQTTSSQSTLVENQGRNLVQFGNMAAEVRNSLDGLSTQLQGQERSLSTVATELQSMVHRVGLVSNQQNQIVESQARIISDGVGALERESKTLTMLVQDMRRELSAAEGKTVADLAKSLASFDSALQDAVNHFGGTLLTMNVRTQELERVLDDLKEVLGTRKIAS
- a CDS encoding DUF4011 domain-containing protein; this encodes MSQQVVISLELDAHVQLATLSMRRQILRSLVITNHGSEALENLSLELECDPELIHAKTIRIERIDASEVYLVPDAQLRLAMKVERLANLTESQDGTFIVRLKSGAQTLAEFQQALTFEACNEWLGARLPPESLAAFVTPNHPSLNSFLNAMREELRAAGVRDSLEGYQARSPQRVLELASAAYNAVNRLGIGYSNPPASFHLAGQKIRTIDQILESKLGTCLDLSVLLAAALEQCGLHPFIVLVEGHAFPGVWLTEWNLPTPWNEDPLPVKKRVLLGECAVFESTGAPDRLAFTKATKLAEARLEDIRRYHLAVDIKACRNAGITPLGLLRSNAFKTIQDTRVESADVPQALAPLPVVQETPRARIDRWKSKLLDLTLRNRLINHRDSKSVLPVLGSAMALMEDELQSRGKLELVPRQDLHAVEDLNEHTQAMAKQGRLVVDLSKSDFEKRCVEIYRSNAAMIQDGGVSALFLAIGFVRWFESETSELSRLAPILLVPLVMERTKVGGPYRIARSDDDVIWNASIFQKLEAEFGIKTEVFGPSPPEDQSGVDVDASLRLVLNAIKDLERFEVVWNASVALYQFQKFMMWSDLEQNSDALMSSEVVRHIVEGSEEPFPIVGTLPSADTIDQLPATDDLSVVDSDSSQLAAIRAALSGNSFVLQGPPGTGKSQTITNLIAQALANNKTVLFVSEKRAALEVVESRLKSVGLGPFTLEVHSDKSSKAEVVKQLEEPLKFAWPESSDQWTAHANKLGVARDKLNSHAQRFHAPGPFGESLYATVARLIALDARNTPRISLQFGGVPDQSTYEKQKDAVAEFAARTKRLGDPSANAWRYVTHTDWGISWSQEVRQQLEDTISKGQDWSEKLDATVETLVPNGEMPPEAFEHLGQIAFLLSSCPGVPKELLTGNRDQIEQLVQRVEKDLEDLKTVREQIGQSFDLAIIDDAQLAETRARFQRWSQAFFLLAFFMLFFARGHLKSFAHNANLPDNKRISDDLGKALNARERRARLRDVDSQITQLFGVHWASESTPLNRLRDVWEWAKKYRATLVVIREADERVGDRLAEIATDTERLGPETKLGGLLRSLKAADEAWQEAKRELSSLLKLNDQWAVLDGYRQLNLARSWAVELESLQTWCDWLRSGQVVQSLGLERLFEHASKGELLHEDILPSYERSLREHYWNARCESDPDLKQFRGHDHERVIEQFRVLDDEAKSVARSEVQARLAARLPERNAPGEMEVLRKEFSKQRAHKPIRKLFAEVPHVLLRLKPCVLMSPLSVARFLSVSDQLFDIVVFDEASQIPPWDAIGAIARGKQAIIVGDSKQLPPTSFFSSNDSDEFAEDEDFLELESILEQAVVRGVPQLTLNWHYRSRHESLIAFSNFNYYDNRLHVFPSPHHRSAHLGLKWVQVKDGVYDRGGSRTNRREGEEVVSAILARLKDPELQQKSIGVVTFSSAQQRLILDLLDEARRAHPEIEDFFTDAVPEPIFVKNLENVQGDERDVMFFSICYGPDAAGKMTLSFGPLNKVGGERRLNVAVTRARELLVVFSTFHPDQIDVGVTNPSVRQLKLFLDYAARGKSALIGAAMPDESRGFGSPFEEEVYEALRERGWDVHTQVGVGGFYIDLAVVDPARPGVYLLGIECDGAAYHSAKSARDRDRIRQNILENLGWRIHRIWSTDWWTQRTSQLQRVLGALDEARLESEKQAIKREAFSLPLRNKADEQVLPPQKDEAPTDEPAGWPSDVSPWLDLPEISGGEQEAFYSLASRQQIGRQIQALVQSRAPIKLNLIARHITQAWGFSSTSAKARDLVLELAQVSQLHVKGDVLWVSKEQANKWKGFRHHDIASRNITDVPEAEVAGAMLWIVERAISIQEKDLFSEVAAAFGFKSLGRQIRETCAAVLAMQVAEGKLKSDDGKVSFAPGYSAK
- a CDS encoding type I restriction enzyme HsdR N-terminal domain-containing protein: MLRILGYDVFNPLEVIPEFTADVGTKKGEKVDYAIQLQNVPGPVMLFEVKHCKVNLDEVHFSQLYRYFSVTPARIGILTNGIIYRFFTDLDDKNKMDPKPYFEFSLSDIRPDTITQLQKYTKENFDPEAITSAASELKYLNGMKKYLLEEFTNPSIEMTKLVGKEVHKGPFTQKVTEQFQPLLKRAFAQLIQERVHQRLTSALQNESEATHEPEEQELPEGVVSMDGDIVTTEEELEGVRIVKAIASQFVEPERVVMRDTKSYCGILLDDNNRKPICRLHFNRTQRYLGVLDLEKNETRIPIEKITDIYRHQQSILATIQNYLAE